The nucleotide window AAGATTCTTGTATTAAGTATTAAGATTTTGTCTTAATTCTTGATACTATCATCTTGATACTATCTGTGGAGAATAACGGAGTCGAACCGTTGACCTCCTGCGTGCAAGGCAGGCGCTCTAGCCAGCTGAGCTAATCCCCCAATCTAATTATGAATTGTGAATTATGAATTATGAATGATTATTCACAACCTCTCAACTCTAGAATTTCCTTTTTTTAAGCTTTCTACAGTCTTTTTTAATTTATAACTTATAATTCATAACTTATAACTCTAAAAAAGTAGTCCCGGGCAGACTCGAACTGCCGACCCCTACATTATCAGTGTAGTACTCTAACCAGCTGAGCTACGAGACTCTGTTTTTTACTTATTTTTAATTCTTTTTTTTAAATTAACAGCAAGAGTAATATAATCTTCGGTCTTGAAACCAATTGTCTCTTCGTCTTCTCTCTTTAGCGTGCCTTGCAGCTAACACTAAAGCTCTAGAAAGGAGGTGTTCCAGCCGCACCTTCCGGTACGGCTACCTTGTTACGACTTAGCCCTAGTTACCAGTTTTACCCTAGGCAGCTCCTTGCGGTCACCGACTTCAGGCACCCCCAGCTTCCATGGCTTGACGGGCGGTGTGTACAAGGCCCGGGAACGTATTCACCGGATCATGGCTGATATCCGATTACTAGCGATTCCAGCTTCACGGAGTCGAGTTGCAGACTCCGATCCGAACTGTGACCGGTTTTATAGATTCGCTCCTCCTCACGAAGTGGCTGCTCTCTGTACCGGCCATTGTAGCACGTGTGTAGCCCAAGGCGTAAGGGCCGTGATGATTTGACGTCATCCCCACCTTCCTCACAGTTTGCACTGGCAGTCTCGTTAGAGTTCCCGACATGACTCGCTGGCAACTAACAACAGGGGTTGCGCTCGTTATAGGACTTAACCTGACACCTCACGGCACGAGCTGACGACAACCATGCAGCACCTTGTAAATTGTCTTGCGAAAGATCTGTTTCCAAATCGGTCAATCTACATTTAAGCCTTGGTAAGGTTCCTCGCGTATCATCGAATTAAACCACATGCTCCACCGCTTGTGCGGGCCCCCGTCAATTCCTTTGAGTTTCAGGCTTGCGCCCGTACTCCCCAGGTGGGATACTTATCACTTTCGCTTAGCCACTGAAATTGCTCCCAACAGCTAGTATCCATCGTTTACGGCGTGGACTACCAGGGTATCTAATCCTGTTCGCTACCCACGCTTTCGTCCATCAGCGTCAATCCACTGGTAGTAACCTGCCTTCGCAATTGGTATTCCATGTAATCTCTAAGCATTTCACCGCTACACTACATATTCTAGTTACTTCCCAGTAATTCAAGTTCAGCAGTATCAATGGCCGTTCCACCGTTGAGCGATGGGCTTTCACCACTGACTTACTAAACCGCCTACGGACCCTTTAAACCCAATGATTCCGGATAACGCTTGGATCCTCCGTATTACCGCGGCTGCTGGCACGGAGTTAGCCGATCCTTATTCTTACGATACCGTCAAGCTCCTTCACGAAGGAGTGTTTCTTCTCGTACAAAAGCAGTTTACAATCCATAGGACCGTCATCCTGCACGCGGCATGGCTGGTTCAGGCTTGCGCCCATTGACCAATATTCCTCACTGCTGCCTCCCGTAGGAGTCTGGTCCGTGTCTCAGTACCAGTGTGGGGGATCTCCCTCTCAGGACCCCTACCCATCGTCGCCATGGTAAGCCGTTACCTTACCATCTAGCTAATGGGACGCATGCTCATCTTTTACCGTTGGAACTTTAATATGAACTTCATGCGAAATCCATATACCATGGGGTATTAATCCAAATTTCTCTGGGCTATCCCCCTGTAAAAGGTAGATTGCATACGCGTTACGCACCCGTGCGCCGGTCTCTAGTTCCGAAAAACTATACCCCTCAACTTGCATGTGTTAAGCCTGCCGCTAGCGTTCATCCTGAGCCAGGATCAAACTCTTCATCGTATATTATTAAGCATTACTGCTTGTCTTATTTTCGACTCCGATTCTAGTGGTTATTCTCAAATCTTCCGATTCTATTACTCTTATTTTATTTGTCTCGTCTTTCGGACGAGACGGCTGTCAATTCAATATGTCTAGGAACGTGTTCTTCTTTTGTTTTGCCCGAGACGCGATAAATCGCCGTCTCTACCAAAGCGGGTGCAAAAGTAACAATTCTTTTTTAACCAACAAGAAAATTTTGAAGTTTTTTTTGAAAATTTTATTTCCGTGTACTTCTCACTTTTCTTATTCAGTTTTTCAAGGAACGTTACGCATTTTGCGGGGTGCAAAAATAAGCTCTGTTTTCGAATCTCACAAGCTTTTTTGAATTTTTTTTGAAAAAAAATTTTTCTTTCTAATTCTATCAGCATGTCAGGATTTCTATGAACGTCTGCGTTGTTGCGGGTGCAAAAGTAGTGCGTTTATTCGTTTTGACAATGACTTTTTTAATCTTTTTTATATTTATTTTTTAAATCATTGATGTGGCGCATTTTACGAATTTTTGTTTTTGCCTATTACGGGGTTTGGGTGATGTCGGTCGCGGTTTTATTGCTTTTTTACCTCTAATCAGGGGCGGGTTTTCTCGCAGAGACGCAAAGGCGCAAAGGCAAAACCGATTTCTTGGAGATAAGCAGACGCAAAAACAGGGAAACACAAAACGGGAGACGTATAACAAGGAGACGTATTGTTATATATCTCTACGGCAGAATCCCTTCTATTGCATCATTGGAGATACACGCAAAAACGGATTTCATTTTGGATAATTCCCTCCTATTATATATTATGGTGTCGATTATCTGCTTTCCCTCTTATGAAAACCCATCCCCTAGCCCTGATGGGAATGGAAAGCCTCGAGGAAATAAACCTATTTTTCCTGGACCGACAGAGCGACCAACGGAAGCTCCTGACGGGACAATAGGAAAAATGGTTTATGACCGAGAGCTTGTAATGGACAGCAGGAAATAGCTTCTGAAAAGACTATTCCCTTTGACCTCCATAACACACCATTCAATCGACATACAAAAACAAACCTTACACATCTGTTGTATGTGTTTTGTTAATACTTTATATTTGCAACCTTAAAACACAAAAAACAATGATTAAGATTACTTTGCCCGACGGGTCAGTTAGAGAGTTTGCTCCAGGAGCAACTCCGATGGATGTTGCAAAAAGCATCAGTGAAGGATTTGCAAGAAATGTAATTTCGGCTTCTTTTAATGGTACAACTATTGAAACATCTACTCCACTGACGACAGACGGCAGTCTTACATTATATACATGGAATGATGCTGACGGAAAAAAAGCTTTTTGGCATTCGACTTCGCACGTTATGGCTCAAGCACTTGAGGAGATATACCCAGGAATAAAATTAACTCTTGGACCAGCAATTGCTAATGGTTTTTATTATGATGTTGATTTTGAAGACCAAAAAATCACTGAAGCCGACTTTAAAAAAATAGAGGATCGCGTACTTGAAATTTCAAGAGAGAAGCATGAATTCAAAATGCGCCCTGTTACCAAAGCTGAGGCATTGGAAATGTACAAGGACAATGTTTACAAAACGGAACTAATTACCAATCTTGAAGACGGGACTATTACTTTTTGTGACCATTCTACCTTTACTGATTTATGCCGAGGAGGACATATCCCGAATACAGGGATTATCAAAGCAATGAAGATAATGAGTGTTGCCGGAGCTTACTGGAGAGGTGACGAGAAAAACAAACAGTTGACTCGTGTTTACGGAGTTTCATTCCCTAAACAAAAAGACTTGACTGAATATCTTGAATTACTGGAAGAAGCAAAACGTCGTGATCACAGAAAACTAGGAAAAGAATTGGAATTGTTTGCTTTTTCACAAAAAGTAGGACAAGGTTTGCCTTTGTGGCTTCCGAAAGGGGCAGCTTTGAGAGACCGTTTGGAACAATTCTTGAAAAAAGCTCAGAAAAAAGCAGGTTACGAACAAGTTGTGACTCCACATATTGGACAAAAAGAACTTTATGTAACCTCTGGACATTATGCTAAATACGGGGCAGATAGTTTCCAACCAATCAATACTCCGGCTGAAGGAGAAGAGTTTTTATTAAAACCGATGAATTGTCCTCATCACTGCGAAATCTACAATGTAAGACCTTGGTCGTACAAAGATTTACCAAAACGTTATGCCGAATTCGGAACCGTTTACAGATACGAACAAAGTGGTGAATTACACGGATTAACACGTGTACGCGGATTTACTCAGGATGATGCACATATTTTTTGTACTCCTGAGCAATTGGATGAAGAGTTTAAAAAAGTTATCGACTTAGTTCTTTATGTATTTGGTTCTTTAGGTTTTGAAAACTTTACCGCTCAAATTTCATTGAGAGATCAAGAAAATAGAGAAAAATACATCGGTTCGGACGAAAACTGGGAAAAAGCAGAAAATGCCATTATCAATGCAGCACGTGACAAAGGACTTAACACCGTTGTCGAATACGGAGAAGCTGCTTTTTACGGCCCAAAACTGGATTTCATGGTAAAAGATGCCTTAGGCCGACAATGGCAACTTGGAACAATTCAGGTGGATTACAACCTACCAGAACGTTTTGAACTGACTTACAAAGGTTCTGACAATGAATTACATAGACCAGTAATGATTCACAGAGCTCCATTTGGATCCATGGAACGTTTTATTGCTATTTTATTAGAACACACAGCAGGAAATTTCCCTCTTTGGCTGATGCCTGAACAGGTAATTATACTGTCTTTGAGCGAGAAATATGAAAATTATGCTAAAAAAGTTTTAAATCTGCTAGAAAATAACGAAATTCGCGCCCTAATTGACAACAGAAACGAGACAATAGGAAAGAAAATCAGAGATGCAGAGATTCAGAAAATCCCTTTCATGCTGATTGTTGGTGAAGAAGAAGAGAAAAACGGAACTATTTCTGTTCGTCGCAAAGGTCAAGAAGGAAAAGGAAATGTTACCGCTACTATAGAAGAGTTTACTTCTATAGTTAACGAAGAAATAAATAAAACACTAAAAGTATTTACAGTTTAACTTAAATTACAAAGCCATAGCAATAAGAAGCAACAGAGGTTATCAACCTCGCGTAGAAAAAAAGGATGCACACAGAATAAACAATTTTATTCGTGGTGTACAGGAAGTAAGACTTGTAGGTGAAAATATAGAGCCTGGAGTTTTTAAGCTTGCAGACGCTTTAAGATTAGCTGACCAATTTGAATTGGATCTAGTTGAGATTTCACCAAACGCAGAGCCGCCAGTTTGTAAAATCATGGATTACAAGAAATTTGTTTACGAACAAAAGAAACGTGATAAGGCTCTAAAAGCAAAATCTACTCAAGTAGTAGTAAAAGAAATTCGTTTTGGTCCTCAAACAGATGAGCACGATTACGAATTTAAGAGAAAGAATGCTGAAAAATTCTTGAAAGAAGGAGCAAAATTAAAAGCTTTTGTATTCTTTAAAGGACGTTCGATAATCTATAAAGACCAAGGGCAAATCTTGCTATTGAGATTGGCTACCGACTTAGAAGAATTTGGAAAAGTTGAAGCAATGCCAATTCTTGAGGGAAAGAGAATGATTATGTTCATTGCTCCGAAGAAGAAAAAATAAGTTAGTAAGCTTCTAAGTCACTAAGACACTGAGACAAAACTCAGTAACTTTAATTCTTAGATTCTTAGCAACTCAAAAATAAGTAAGTAAGAATAAATTAAAAACACTAGGAAAAAATGCCTAAAATGAAAACCAAATCTAGCGCCAAAAAACGTTTTAAAGTTACTGGCTCTGGAAAGATTAAGAGAAAGCATGCTTTCAAAAGTCACATCTTGACTAAAAAGTCTAAAAAACGTAAATTAGCTTTGACTCACTCAGCGCTAGTTCACAAATCAGATGTGAGAAGCATCCAAAAACAATTAAGAATTATATAATTAGTTTATTGTTTTTGGTTTATTGTTTTTGGTTCTGGTAACCATAAACTTTTAAACGTTAAACAATTAAACTTTTTTATTCTTTAGGTTAAAACAAATTTAATAACCTTGGAGTATGGCCAATAAGTTCCTTTGATTCAATTCAGGACGCCTACTACAAAAAAACAATAAAATTATGCCAAGATCGGTAAATTCAGTTGCTAAAAGAGCAAGAAGAAAAAAAATAATGAAGCAAGCCAAAGGTTTCTTTGGTAGACGTAAAAACGTTTGGACAGTTGCGAAAAACGCGGTAGAAAAAGCAATGTGCTATGCATACCGTGACAGAAAAGTGAATAAAAGAAATTTCCGTGCATTATGGATTCAACGTATCAACGCTGGAGCTAGATTGGAAGGAATGTCTTATTCTCAATTCATGGGTAAAGTAAAAGCTAACGGGATCGAATTGAACCGTAAAGTTCTTGCTGATTTAGCAATGAATCACCCTGAAGCTTTCAAAGCTGTACTTAATAAAGTAAAATAAACGTTATATAAACTCAATTTAGGATTACTTACTTATAAAAAAAACCCATTCGTAGCGAATGGGTTTTTTGTTTTTTAGTCGGGAACAATTTATAAAACCAATAAAGGAGCAATAAAGCCAAATCCCAAAAGACCTGTCGTATAATCTTTGACACCAAATGCATTTTCGGCATAACTCGTATAATTGTATTTTCTAGCAGTGTAAGCCAAATAAAATTTTATATTCATATCCTTGAAAGGCATATATTGAATTGCCGGAATAAGTCCGTAACTTGTAGATAATTTTGAACTGCTATTTGGATCCGGATTATCTTTCCATGAATGATTACTGTTCATTACTGTCAAAAGCAAATTAAACTTAGGAGCGACCAAACATTCTGCCCTCACCCAGTTTTCCACATAAAGAGCACTTTGTGCTGCATACAGATATTGACTAGAAATAATACTTGATACAATTCCTTTCCTGTCAAGCCCTTCATCACTGTATTGAAAATCATAATACAAAACAAAATTCTTTGCCTTAAACTTATTTCCAAGTGCAAAATAATTCATGTGAGCTCCTTTGGCTTCATTGAAAAAACTATAACTATAAGTTGTTTCAAATTTCCCATCAAAAAAACTACCTCTCCAGTTAACCACCGCTGCCAAAGGATATTCAGAGGGTTTTATATTTGGTGGTGCAGAAGCTCCATATTGTTCTTCATAGGTTTTAGTTCTGGAATTCAACAATTGAAAAGAAAGTGAATTTTTACCGTCTGCAAAAGTGTGAGACAACCCTGCTCCCACTAAAAAGTTATCCGCATATTCAATTATATCATTATAAGTTAAAATATCAATCGGGTTAAAATCAAATTCGAAACCTCCCCAATCTGCGCATAGTTTTCCAAAAGACAACTTGGTACTTTTAGACAAATCAATCCTAAGGAAAGCAAGATCTACCGATCGGCTTATGTTATCCAAATTCCCAGGAACAGGTTCTCTGGTGTATCTATTACGAAATCTGAAAAATACTTTATCATGAATTTTCCCTTTGATCTCAAGTCGGAGCTGATCAACATTAAACGCTGACAGTGTATGATCTCCATCCATAAATTCACTGTTGTAAGCCATACGCGAATTAAAAATTACATCAACGTCCCTTATCAACGATTGTTTTGATACAGGAATCAACGATTTTATGGAATCCTGTTTAAAAAAATCACCTTCATTCGTTTGTTTTTCAGTCTGCTCTACCTGAGCCAATGAAAAAATTGGCAAAAGACCAATCATTAAATAAATAAAATATTTTTTCATAACTAGTTATTTATGGTTGTTGGTTATTGATTACTTATTTGTTATATCATATTCGGATTCCTTATAAACCTGAGTTCAATTATTATTTTTTGGAGCAGAAAAATTAGGCATTTTCAACAAACATAAGTCCCGCTATCCGCTACAATCTTGTAAGTCTCGTCCCAAAAGACGAGACTTACAAGGATTTTCACTTCTATCGGGGCTAAATAGAAAGATTTGCTTCGCCAGTTCGCTATCGCTCGGGTTGCTTTTTTATAATCATCCCCAAAAAAAATAATCGCCTCTGGTTATTAACTTTTATTTCATTTTAAAATTCACAAAAAAATCGATCCTAACAAAAATCCAACTGCAATTGCCACTCCAATAGCAACTACGCCGGGTAAATTAAAACTGTGATTAATTACATATTTCCCAATTTTGGTACTCCCTGTCCTGTCAAAATTTATAGCAGCCAATAATGTCGGGTATCCTGGCAAAACAAAGTCACTATTTACAGCGGGGAATATTGCCATCAAAGCCGATGGTGGAAGTCCAAGCGCAATTCCTAAAGGCATCATTGTTTTGGTTGTAGCCGCCTGACTAAACATCAAAATACCCATTATAAAAACAGCAACAGAAAAAGTCCAAGGATAATCATTAACAATTCCGCCTAAAGCATGTTCTATTATTTGCTCATTTGAATTCATAAAAGTAGAACTCATCCAAACCACTCCAAACACAGACACTACTGCAGAAGCCATCGAGGTAAACAAACTGGCTTTTGTAACCTCGGCAGTACTGGTTTTGGTTATCAGCATCATGGCTGCAGAAGCCGTTAGTGTAATTACACTAATTATTGTTACCATTGACAACGAACCATTGGCTGCTACGGCAAGGGTTCTCTTCCCTGATTCAAAACTTGGAACTAAATTTGGAAAAGCTCCGGCAATAACAATCAAAACAATTGCAAAAGTGAATATCAAAACAGATGTTTTTGCACCGGGCTTTAACTGTTTTTCTACTCCTTCAACATCTGTCATCATGGTTTTTGCAAATTCAGGATCTTTCATCTTTTGGAGAAAAACAGGGTCTTCATTCAATTCAGCTCCCATTTTAAAAACAGAAAAACAACCTATTAATACTCCAATGATACAAGCAGGAATGCAAATCATCATAATATCCACCAAAGCTCCCGGATAGCCCAAAATCACAACCAAAGCAGCGGTAGCAGCACTCATAGGGCTTCCTGTCAAGGCCAAATGAGAAGCAATAACCGAAATACTTAATGGACGTTCTGGTCGGATTCCTTTCTTAGCCGATACTTCAGAAATAATTGGCAATAAAGAATAAACTATATGAGCTGTTCCTGCAAACAAACACAAAAAGTAAACAGTAAATGGAGCGATGAATGTAATATTTGACGGATTGCTTTTGATAATTTTCTCTGCTAAGTTGACCAGATAATCCAACCCTCCAGAAGCCTGCAAAGTTGCTGCTGTTGTTACTATAGCCATAATAATCAGCATTACATCGAGAGGCGGATCTGTAGGCTTCATTTTGAAAACAAAAAGAAAAATAAATAATCCAACCATACCCATTACGCCTAGCCCAATACCTTTCATTTGTGCCCCAACAAGTATCATTCCGATAAGAACAATAAACTCAATCCAAATCATACAGCCATATTTAAGGTTACCGATTTTTTCTATTTGAATCCAAAAATTGAAACATAAAAACTCTTCTCCCTACTCATCAATATTCAAAGAAATACTGCTGAATTTTTTCCCTATCGCTTGTTTTGGTCAAAGCCAACATTAATAAAACTCTGGACTTTTGAGGATTTAAATCATCTGAAACCACAAAACCAAGTTCGGCATCTTTCACTTCATTTTCCAAAGTAATTCTACCAGAACCGGCTCTTGCAGAACGGCAAACCAATATTCCTTTTTTGGAAGCATCGGCCAATGCTTTTCCAACAGGTTCTCCAAAATTTCCGTTCCCCATTCCGGCGTACACAATTCCTTTTACACCAGAATTAATAATTCCTGTTACCGATACCGGACTTGCATCGGCATAACCATAAACGATTTCAACCTGTGGCAATGAAGTCAGATTTGTTACATCAAACTTATTAGAAGGATTTCTTAATGATTTATAGTAATAATTTACCTTTCCGTCATAAATCAATCCTATCGGCCCGAAGTTACGCGACTGAAAAGTTTCTAAGTTTGTAGTGCTGGTTTTGGTCACATCCCTGGCGTCAAAAATCTTTTCGTCCATAGCCACAATTACTCCTTTTCCTTGGCTTTTTGGACTTGCGGCAACCATTACTGCATCAAGTAAATTTCTATTTCCATCCTGACTCATCGCTGTAGATGGA belongs to Flavobacterium gilvum and includes:
- the thrS gene encoding threonine--tRNA ligase; this encodes MIKITLPDGSVREFAPGATPMDVAKSISEGFARNVISASFNGTTIETSTPLTTDGSLTLYTWNDADGKKAFWHSTSHVMAQALEEIYPGIKLTLGPAIANGFYYDVDFEDQKITEADFKKIEDRVLEISREKHEFKMRPVTKAEALEMYKDNVYKTELITNLEDGTITFCDHSTFTDLCRGGHIPNTGIIKAMKIMSVAGAYWRGDEKNKQLTRVYGVSFPKQKDLTEYLELLEEAKRRDHRKLGKELELFAFSQKVGQGLPLWLPKGAALRDRLEQFLKKAQKKAGYEQVVTPHIGQKELYVTSGHYAKYGADSFQPINTPAEGEEFLLKPMNCPHHCEIYNVRPWSYKDLPKRYAEFGTVYRYEQSGELHGLTRVRGFTQDDAHIFCTPEQLDEEFKKVIDLVLYVFGSLGFENFTAQISLRDQENREKYIGSDENWEKAENAIINAARDKGLNTVVEYGEAAFYGPKLDFMVKDALGRQWQLGTIQVDYNLPERFELTYKGSDNELHRPVMIHRAPFGSMERFIAILLEHTAGNFPLWLMPEQVIILSLSEKYENYAKKVLNLLENNEIRALIDNRNETIGKKIRDAEIQKIPFMLIVGEEEEKNGTISVRRKGQEGKGNVTATIEEFTSIVNEEINKTLKVFTV
- the infC gene encoding translation initiation factor IF-3, whose amino-acid sequence is MAIRSNRGYQPRVEKKDAHRINNFIRGVQEVRLVGENIEPGVFKLADALRLADQFELDLVEISPNAEPPVCKIMDYKKFVYEQKKRDKALKAKSTQVVVKEIRFGPQTDEHDYEFKRKNAEKFLKEGAKLKAFVFFKGRSIIYKDQGQILLLRLATDLEEFGKVEAMPILEGKRMIMFIAPKKKK
- the rpmI gene encoding 50S ribosomal protein L35 translates to MPKMKTKSSAKKRFKVTGSGKIKRKHAFKSHILTKKSKKRKLALTHSALVHKSDVRSIQKQLRII
- the rplT gene encoding 50S ribosomal protein L20 codes for the protein MPRSVNSVAKRARRKKIMKQAKGFFGRRKNVWTVAKNAVEKAMCYAYRDRKVNKRNFRALWIQRINAGARLEGMSYSQFMGKVKANGIELNRKVLADLAMNHPEAFKAVLNKVK
- a CDS encoding porin codes for the protein MKKYFIYLMIGLLPIFSLAQVEQTEKQTNEGDFFKQDSIKSLIPVSKQSLIRDVDVIFNSRMAYNSEFMDGDHTLSAFNVDQLRLEIKGKIHDKVFFRFRNRYTREPVPGNLDNISRSVDLAFLRIDLSKSTKLSFGKLCADWGGFEFDFNPIDILTYNDIIEYADNFLVGAGLSHTFADGKNSLSFQLLNSRTKTYEEQYGASAPPNIKPSEYPLAAVVNWRGSFFDGKFETTYSYSFFNEAKGAHMNYFALGNKFKAKNFVLYYDFQYSDEGLDRKGIVSSIISSQYLYAAQSALYVENWVRAECLVAPKFNLLLTVMNSNHSWKDNPDPNSSSKLSTSYGLIPAIQYMPFKDMNIKFYLAYTARKYNYTSYAENAFGVKDYTTGLLGFGFIAPLLVL
- a CDS encoding anaerobic C4-dicarboxylate transporter family protein, whose amino-acid sequence is MIWIEFIVLIGMILVGAQMKGIGLGVMGMVGLFIFLFVFKMKPTDPPLDVMLIIMAIVTTAATLQASGGLDYLVNLAEKIIKSNPSNITFIAPFTVYFLCLFAGTAHIVYSLLPIISEVSAKKGIRPERPLSISVIASHLALTGSPMSAATAALVVILGYPGALVDIMMICIPACIIGVLIGCFSVFKMGAELNEDPVFLQKMKDPEFAKTMMTDVEGVEKQLKPGAKTSVLIFTFAIVLIVIAGAFPNLVPSFESGKRTLAVAANGSLSMVTIISVITLTASAAMMLITKTSTAEVTKASLFTSMASAVVSVFGVVWMSSTFMNSNEQIIEHALGGIVNDYPWTFSVAVFIMGILMFSQAATTKTMMPLGIALGLPPSALMAIFPAVNSDFVLPGYPTLLAAINFDRTGSTKIGKYVINHSFNLPGVVAIGVAIAVGFLLGSIFL
- a CDS encoding type II asparaginase, which translates into the protein MKKIALLFMISVFVLPIQAQNKTQKTSPRIIILATGGTIAGSGASSTKAAYTAGKVPIDDLLNAVPQIHDYGKISGEQIAQIGSQDMNVVTWLKLSKRINEIFKNNEADAIVVTHGTDTQEETAYFLDLTVMSDKPVVIVGAMRPSTAMSQDGNRNLLDAVMVAASPKSQGKGVIVAMDEKIFDARDVTKTSTTNLETFQSRNFGPIGLIYDGKVNYYYKSLRNPSNKFDVTNLTSLPQVEIVYGYADASPVSVTGIINSGVKGIVYAGMGNGNFGEPVGKALADASKKGILVCRSARAGSGRITLENEVKDAELGFVVSDDLNPQKSRVLLMLALTKTSDREKIQQYFFEY